One Polyangiaceae bacterium genomic window carries:
- a CDS encoding glutamate--cysteine ligase, giving the protein MRNIDDLYIPLHTAMKPRDRYRIGAEGEKFGVFVADGSPLPYEGSRSVLTVLQALVERHGWKPEPEYPGGPLIALERAGASITLEPGGQLELSGAAFDNVHQICLEMSGHLAELRDISGELGITFLGVGFHPLARQEDLSWVPKSRYGIMKRYLPLRGTGGLDMMRRTSTVQANFDYSSEEGAMRSLCIALRLSPVITAMFANSPFYEGKIWGGKSRRAHTWLDVDPARQGLLASVIHGRRKFIDYVEWALDAPMFLIKRGNTILENTGQSFRSFMDYGFRGHRATQADWNMHLNTLFPEVRLKRTIEVRGADAQSSATTCALSALWTGILYDDRALDEAEALTESLTFAELDALRPAIARDALGATFRGEPLAALAERVMSIAEGGLARRARMRNGQDERVHLARLGALVSKGQCPADVLLEGLDANASGPDLQREIIARTRLV; this is encoded by the coding sequence ATCCGGAACATTGACGACCTATACATTCCGCTGCACACGGCCATGAAGCCGCGTGATCGTTATCGAATTGGAGCGGAAGGCGAAAAGTTCGGGGTTTTCGTAGCCGACGGTTCTCCGCTTCCTTATGAAGGGTCGCGTAGCGTGCTCACCGTCCTACAAGCTCTCGTGGAGCGGCACGGGTGGAAGCCCGAGCCTGAATATCCCGGAGGGCCCCTCATTGCGCTCGAACGAGCCGGTGCGTCGATTACGCTCGAACCTGGCGGACAGCTCGAATTGTCCGGTGCCGCATTCGACAACGTGCATCAGATTTGTCTCGAAATGAGCGGTCACTTGGCCGAGCTTCGCGACATTTCCGGCGAGCTTGGCATTACCTTTCTCGGCGTCGGTTTTCATCCCTTGGCGCGTCAGGAAGATCTCTCGTGGGTGCCGAAATCTCGTTATGGCATCATGAAGCGGTATTTGCCATTGCGAGGGACGGGCGGTCTCGACATGATGCGCCGCACGTCGACGGTGCAGGCCAATTTCGACTATTCCAGCGAAGAAGGAGCGATGCGTTCCCTTTGCATTGCGCTTCGCCTCTCTCCCGTCATCACGGCGATGTTTGCCAATTCCCCATTTTACGAAGGCAAAATTTGGGGCGGCAAGAGCCGCCGAGCGCACACGTGGCTCGACGTCGATCCCGCTCGTCAAGGTCTGCTCGCCAGCGTCATCCACGGGCGCCGCAAGTTCATCGATTACGTCGAATGGGCACTCGATGCCCCCATGTTCCTCATCAAACGTGGCAATACGATCCTCGAAAATACCGGACAATCGTTCCGCAGTTTCATGGACTACGGGTTTCGGGGTCATCGCGCGACGCAAGCCGATTGGAACATGCACCTCAATACACTTTTTCCTGAAGTGCGCCTCAAGCGAACGATCGAAGTGCGAGGTGCGGACGCTCAATCGTCCGCCACGACGTGCGCGCTTTCCGCGCTCTGGACGGGCATTTTGTACGACGACCGAGCGCTCGACGAAGCCGAAGCGCTCACGGAAAGTCTTACCTTTGCCGAGCTCGACGCGCTGCGGCCCGCGATTGCGCGCGATGCGCTCGGGGCCACGTTCCGCGGCGAACCTTTGGCGGCGCTGGCCGAACGCGTGATGTCCATCGCCGAGGGAGGTTTGGCCAGGCGCGCGCGTATGCGCAATGGCCAGGACGAACGAGTGCATCTGGCGCGCCTCGGAGCGCTCGTTTCCAAGGGGCAATGCCCGGCCGACGTGCTCCTCGAGGGGCTCGATGCGAACGCGAGCGGCCCCGATTTGCAACGTGAAATCATCGCGCGCACGCGCCTCGTTTAG
- a CDS encoding homocysteine S-methyltransferase family protein gives MREHETVLTDYYGHEISAGVDVLLALTDETMPRALAQIGMAFRSAALTGTAIELALDAAGSAKRPVAVAGLLGSRWIAPVLPERITEEYAMHATRLSTSGCELVLARGVSPEAFQHGTELARASRSSAIASACATQLPTWAILETSDGERLVDGDSVEDATRAALGAGVHAVLFDVPTEAAGRVAIDVASRVGARVGVLLAASSTARHGAPVTGVPIDAWTSACKRLVEGGASIIGGGAGTTLAHLSGLSRVFGASDTRFGSHGTTAAGHAERQTSSE, from the coding sequence GTGCGCGAGCACGAGACGGTCTTGACGGATTATTACGGGCACGAGATCTCGGCTGGAGTCGACGTGCTCTTAGCGCTCACAGATGAAACGATGCCGCGGGCGCTTGCGCAGATTGGCATGGCGTTTCGTTCGGCGGCGCTCACGGGCACGGCCATCGAGCTCGCACTCGATGCGGCCGGCAGTGCAAAGCGACCCGTTGCGGTGGCAGGCCTGCTTGGATCGCGCTGGATCGCGCCCGTTTTGCCCGAGCGCATCACGGAAGAGTACGCGATGCATGCGACGCGGCTGTCCACGTCGGGCTGCGAGCTCGTTCTGGCGCGCGGCGTGTCTCCCGAAGCGTTTCAGCACGGCACCGAGCTTGCGCGCGCATCAAGATCGTCCGCGATCGCGAGCGCATGCGCGACGCAATTGCCCACGTGGGCCATCCTCGAAACATCCGACGGCGAGCGTCTCGTCGATGGTGATTCGGTCGAAGATGCGACGCGCGCGGCCCTTGGAGCAGGCGTGCACGCGGTTCTTTTCGACGTACCCACCGAGGCAGCGGGGCGGGTAGCGATCGACGTGGCGTCCCGCGTGGGCGCTCGGGTGGGGGTGCTTCTCGCGGCCAGCTCCACCGCTCGACACGGCGCGCCTGTCACGGGCGTGCCGATCGATGCTTGGACTTCCGCGTGTAAGCGTCTTGTCGAAGGTGGTGCGAGCATCATTGGTGGTGGTGCTGGCACCACGTTGGCGCATCTCTCCGGCTTGTCTCGTGTGTTTGGTGCATCGGACACTCGGTTCGGATCGCACGGCACCACAGCCGCAGGCCATGCGGAGCGACAAACCTCATCCGAGTAA
- a CDS encoding VWA domain-containing protein: MSRRFRIVAWTITCVALAGILFWAYRRFVLLHPDPTLSWVRNGITYELLNPKMLGAVLLAPWFVGVLSQSLADLPWQQRVISVLLRIAFVVLVALGLSRLARTATTEKTCTVYIVDVSDSVTDESLADARAALEQAWKDKPQDSVVELVTFAERPRAVPPGETDEDKPKPPLIERHRDESGKAAKDLGAGSNLQAALQLAYGLYPQGYLKRAVLFSDGVQTEGDVLAEANRAKAFGVKLFTVPYRRPAPPEVAVRELKMPERVKVGETFAVHADIYATRATKARVRLYQGEALNGLDGVKQIDLVAGPNDVVFKSVVRIAGQVTYALEVDEIPADKFKENNRYATTIDVPGRPSVLYVEGTPQHAGPLSSALTAQQFEVDVRPPAGFPGSLKEMERFDFVILSDTPKDAVSLQAQELIETYVRDLGGGFLFSGGEAGYGLGGWYHTTIERILPVRMDNERKKEMPSVAMVLVIDRSGSMTGLPLEMAKAAAKATAQVLSSDDLLEVIAFDTAPTRYVKMQPARNRSRIGADIARITPGGGTEIFPALDAAYQDLTVTQARKKHCVLLTDGKAPNAGIRDLVSGMIAESITVTTVGLGGDVDEQLLKMIADVGGGRYHAVMDANSLPRIFTKETEMIARAAAVEEWFPVTQVGDAAFLRGIDVRTAPNLHGYVSTKMKPTPAQELLQSDTQEPILARWRVGLGWTLAWTSDVKSRWAVEWLRWPGFERFWGQLVREHMRQKHRRELDMKAEVTGGRLRASVDAFGADERFENNLTSRLSIVGPEPGGQTTVVDFKQTAPGRYEVDHPIDKYGSFLLRAEHLRQTEGGELKQVAVSFGHVSNPYPKEYAGFEPDIASMEKAARATGGAMDPPNVQAIFAAAGEKVTYHEELWPRFIYAAIAVFLLDLFVRRVRIFDRKFLPRRQSPGRPFRVSSS, from the coding sequence ATGAGTAGGCGCTTCCGCATCGTCGCTTGGACCATCACCTGCGTAGCGCTTGCGGGGATCCTGTTCTGGGCCTACCGCCGGTTTGTCCTTCTGCATCCGGACCCCACGTTGAGCTGGGTGCGTAACGGCATCACCTACGAGCTGCTGAATCCGAAGATGCTCGGCGCGGTGCTTCTGGCGCCGTGGTTCGTAGGCGTCTTGTCGCAGTCGCTCGCGGACTTGCCGTGGCAGCAGCGCGTGATCTCCGTGCTCTTGCGCATCGCGTTCGTCGTGCTCGTCGCGTTGGGTTTGTCTCGGCTCGCACGTACGGCGACGACCGAGAAGACGTGCACGGTTTACATCGTCGACGTGTCCGATTCGGTGACCGACGAATCGCTTGCCGATGCACGAGCGGCGTTGGAGCAAGCTTGGAAGGACAAACCGCAGGACAGCGTCGTCGAGCTCGTGACGTTTGCCGAGCGGCCTCGGGCCGTTCCGCCCGGCGAAACCGACGAGGACAAACCCAAGCCTCCACTGATCGAACGGCATCGTGACGAAAGCGGCAAAGCTGCGAAGGATCTCGGCGCAGGCTCGAACTTGCAAGCTGCGCTTCAGCTTGCCTACGGGCTGTATCCGCAAGGCTATCTGAAGCGCGCCGTGCTCTTCAGCGATGGCGTGCAAACCGAAGGCGACGTTTTGGCCGAGGCGAATCGAGCCAAGGCGTTCGGGGTCAAACTCTTCACGGTGCCGTACCGTCGCCCCGCTCCACCGGAAGTCGCCGTGCGCGAGCTGAAGATGCCCGAGCGCGTGAAGGTGGGCGAAACGTTCGCAGTTCACGCGGACATCTACGCTACGCGCGCGACGAAGGCGCGGGTTCGTCTCTACCAAGGTGAAGCCCTCAACGGACTCGACGGCGTCAAGCAGATCGATCTCGTTGCAGGTCCAAACGATGTCGTCTTCAAGAGCGTCGTGCGCATCGCCGGGCAGGTCACGTACGCGCTGGAAGTCGACGAGATCCCGGCTGACAAGTTCAAAGAGAACAACCGCTACGCGACGACGATCGATGTTCCCGGTCGTCCTTCGGTGCTGTACGTCGAGGGCACGCCGCAACATGCGGGACCGCTCTCGAGTGCTCTGACGGCGCAGCAATTCGAGGTCGATGTGCGTCCTCCGGCGGGTTTTCCGGGGTCGCTGAAGGAGATGGAACGTTTCGATTTCGTCATCTTGAGCGATACGCCGAAGGATGCGGTGAGCTTGCAAGCGCAGGAGCTCATCGAGACGTACGTGCGGGATCTCGGCGGCGGATTTTTGTTTTCCGGGGGCGAAGCGGGCTACGGCTTGGGCGGCTGGTATCACACGACCATCGAGCGGATCTTGCCCGTGCGCATGGACAATGAGCGCAAGAAGGAGATGCCGAGCGTGGCGATGGTGCTCGTCATCGATCGTTCGGGGTCGATGACGGGTTTGCCGCTCGAGATGGCCAAAGCAGCGGCAAAAGCGACCGCACAGGTGCTTTCGTCGGACGACTTGCTCGAGGTCATCGCGTTCGATACGGCGCCGACGCGTTACGTGAAGATGCAGCCGGCACGCAATCGTTCACGCATAGGGGCGGACATCGCGCGCATCACGCCAGGTGGCGGCACGGAGATTTTTCCCGCGCTCGATGCGGCGTATCAAGACCTCACCGTCACGCAGGCGCGCAAGAAGCACTGCGTGCTCTTGACGGATGGCAAAGCGCCGAATGCGGGCATTCGCGACCTCGTTTCGGGCATGATCGCCGAGTCGATCACGGTGACGACCGTGGGCCTCGGTGGCGATGTCGACGAGCAGCTTTTGAAGATGATCGCGGACGTGGGTGGTGGTCGGTACCACGCGGTCATGGATGCCAACAGCTTGCCGCGAATCTTCACGAAAGAGACGGAGATGATCGCGCGTGCAGCGGCCGTCGAGGAGTGGTTCCCCGTCACGCAAGTGGGCGACGCGGCGTTCTTGCGAGGCATCGACGTGCGTACCGCGCCAAACCTGCACGGCTACGTTTCGACCAAGATGAAGCCGACTCCGGCGCAGGAGCTGCTTCAGAGCGACACGCAGGAGCCGATCCTCGCGCGCTGGCGTGTGGGGCTTGGTTGGACGCTGGCGTGGACGAGCGACGTGAAGTCGCGCTGGGCCGTCGAGTGGCTCAGGTGGCCGGGATTCGAGCGGTTCTGGGGGCAGCTCGTACGCGAGCACATGCGGCAAAAGCATCGGCGTGAGCTCGACATGAAGGCCGAGGTCACGGGCGGGCGCTTGCGTGCGTCGGTCGATGCGTTTGGCGCGGATGAACGCTTCGAGAACAACCTGACGTCGCGGCTCAGCATCGTTGGTCCCGAGCCTGGAGGACAAACCACGGTCGTAGACTTCAAGCAGACGGCTCCTGGCCGGTACGAAGTGGATCATCCGATCGACAAGTACGGATCATTCTTGCTGCGTGCCGAGCATCTGCGACAAACCGAGGGGGGCGAGCTGAAGCAGGTCGCCGTGAGCTTCGGGCACGTGTCGAATCCGTATCCCAAGGAGTACGCGGGCTTCGAGCCGGACATCGCGTCGATGGAGAAGGCCGCTCGAGCGACCGGAGGCGCGATGGATCCTCCGAACGTGCAGGCGATATTCGCCGCAGCCGGCGAGAAGGTGACGTATCACGAAGAACTGTGGCCGCGCTTCATCTATGCAGCGATCGCGGTTTTTCTCTTGGATCTCTTCGTTCGTCGCGTGCGCATCTTCGATCGTAAGTTTTTGCCGCGGCGGCAGTCTCCTGGTCGTCCATTCAGGGTCTCGTCTTCTTGA
- a CDS encoding VWA domain-containing protein: MMHFVGVPLATLLQIGALAGAVVVVFYILKLRRRPVAVPFEKIWERILRDKEATSLFSQLKRLFSLLLQLALLALLLLALGDPRPAANILEGRNIVVLVDASASMKAVDVAPTRIDAAKEEVKRLVRGLSGTDRMLVAQMDAAVTPLSTMTSEIPDLEAAVAAIRPTDARVDFPRALRFAADTLRKLSSPEIIVVSDGALGTSLSEAANVDLGNVRLSYMPVGERSKNVAITGFSVRRYPLDKSRYEVMLEVTNTNDEPTDVEISLFGDGQLTDLTNLRLGPKERLPRFYPNLSGASKNLEAKIALAGNVQDDLPADDRAFALLPERRRARIQVVSTGNMFLEAALLLDEYLEVTSVDPSRYPAAGTFDVTIFDGVTPNVAPGSGGLFYLNPTGENVPFKVGKTIEDTDPQVRLGFDELDEKHPILRYTILSDVNVARARVLEGEKEDKVIGKSHKGALLIAGRRAGVKFVALGMDVRETDFALRISWPMFVLNVINDFVEEDVQYISSFRTGSVWQIPASSAAETATLTLPDASTTTVPIKDGRAVFLGQLAGFYELSTGPGETSSFAANLVDASESEITPTKELVVGTRSAGAVGEFKVGVRREIWIYLLAAVLAVTAIEWLTYHRRVTV, encoded by the coding sequence ATAATGCACTTCGTCGGCGTCCCCCTGGCCACTTTGTTGCAAATCGGTGCTCTCGCCGGTGCCGTCGTCGTCGTTTTTTACATTCTCAAGCTGCGTCGTAGGCCGGTTGCCGTTCCATTCGAGAAAATATGGGAACGCATTCTGCGCGACAAAGAAGCCACGAGCCTCTTTTCGCAGTTGAAACGCCTCTTTTCGCTGCTGCTTCAGCTCGCGCTTTTGGCTCTGCTGCTGCTCGCGCTCGGTGATCCACGCCCCGCCGCAAATATCCTCGAAGGGCGGAACATCGTCGTGCTCGTCGATGCCAGCGCGAGCATGAAAGCGGTCGATGTTGCGCCGACGCGTATCGATGCCGCCAAGGAAGAAGTGAAGCGGCTCGTGCGAGGTTTGTCCGGTACGGACCGCATGCTCGTCGCGCAAATGGATGCGGCCGTCACGCCGCTGTCGACGATGACGAGCGAGATCCCGGACCTCGAAGCAGCCGTCGCGGCCATTCGTCCGACCGATGCGCGTGTCGACTTCCCTCGAGCGCTCAGGTTTGCGGCCGATACGCTGCGTAAGTTGTCGTCGCCCGAAATCATCGTCGTATCGGATGGGGCGCTCGGAACGTCGCTCAGCGAAGCTGCAAATGTCGACCTTGGTAACGTGCGTCTTTCGTACATGCCGGTCGGTGAGCGATCGAAGAACGTGGCGATCACGGGTTTTTCCGTGCGTCGCTACCCGCTCGACAAGTCGCGTTACGAGGTGATGTTGGAAGTCACCAACACGAACGACGAACCGACCGACGTCGAGATTTCGCTCTTTGGTGATGGGCAACTGACGGACCTAACAAACCTTCGTTTGGGCCCCAAGGAAAGGTTGCCGCGCTTCTATCCGAACCTTTCGGGCGCATCGAAGAACCTCGAAGCGAAGATCGCGCTCGCGGGGAACGTGCAGGACGACTTGCCCGCGGATGATCGAGCGTTTGCGCTTTTGCCCGAGCGGCGCAGGGCGCGCATTCAAGTCGTTTCGACGGGGAACATGTTCCTCGAAGCGGCCCTTTTGCTCGACGAATACCTCGAGGTCACCTCGGTGGATCCTTCGCGGTATCCGGCTGCAGGGACGTTCGATGTGACGATTTTCGATGGAGTCACGCCGAACGTCGCGCCGGGAAGTGGCGGCTTGTTTTACCTCAATCCGACGGGCGAGAACGTGCCGTTCAAGGTTGGTAAAACCATCGAAGACACCGATCCGCAGGTGCGCCTCGGCTTCGACGAGCTCGACGAGAAGCATCCGATCCTGCGCTACACGATTCTTTCGGACGTGAACGTTGCGCGCGCGCGTGTGCTCGAAGGCGAGAAGGAAGACAAGGTCATCGGCAAGAGTCACAAGGGCGCGTTGCTCATCGCGGGACGTCGAGCGGGGGTGAAGTTCGTGGCGCTCGGGATGGACGTGCGGGAGACGGACTTTGCGCTGCGGATCTCGTGGCCGATGTTCGTGCTCAACGTGATCAACGACTTCGTCGAAGAGGACGTGCAGTACATCTCGTCGTTCCGTACGGGCTCGGTTTGGCAGATCCCGGCGTCATCTGCAGCGGAAACGGCGACGCTGACGTTGCCCGATGCGTCGACGACGACGGTACCCATCAAGGATGGCCGTGCGGTTTTTCTGGGCCAGCTTGCAGGCTTTTACGAGCTGTCCACGGGGCCGGGAGAGACGAGCTCGTTTGCGGCAAACTTGGTCGACGCAAGCGAGAGCGAGATCACGCCGACGAAGGAGCTCGTCGTGGGAACGCGGTCTGCAGGTGCCGTGGGTGAGTTCAAGGTGGGTGTGCGACGGGAGATCTGGATCTACCTTCTCGCAGCCGTGCTCGCCGTGACCGCGATCGAGTGGCTCACGTACCATCGGAGGGTGACGGTATGA